The DNA window TCTACCTGAAGGAAGTCGGCGGAGTGCGGACATTTCCGATTCTGATCGGAGAATTCGAAGCGCAGATCATCAACCGTCGCCTGCTGGACGAACCGCCGTTCCGACCGTTGACTCATGATCTGCTGCGACTGGTCATCAAGGCACTCGGCGGCGAACCGCAGGCTGTCGTCATCACGGAAATGAAGGACCATACCTACTACGCCGTGTTGAAAGTGAAGCAGGGCGACCAGTTATTTGAGATCGATTGTCGTCCCAGTGACGCGATTGCTCTGGCGGTCCACTGCAGCCCCACGCTTCCGATCTTTGTGGAAGAATCCGTTCTGGACGAAGTCACGTGATGCCGCAGCGCGAACGACACGCATTCGCATCAGCTAAGACGGAACGCGCCGCGGAACTTCCTGCGGCGGCCGGCCCGCGATCCGCGACGTCCATTCGTCCATCAACGACGGCCCGGCGGCTGGTGCTGACCATCGCCGTGCTGTTGACGCCTGCCGGCGCGGGAGCGTGGCAGCCCGAGACCCTGCATCCGGTCTGGGGTCTCAGCGAAGGCAGCCGCTTTTTCGTAACGACCACTGTGGTCCGGGAATCATCGGTACAGCTTGGTGATCTCGCGCCGCTGAATTCGAAGATCACCGACGTGTTTGAAGTCGAGTATTTCGCCGGTGCAGCCATCGCTCGCGGCGACACGCTGTTCCGCGTGCTGATTACGCCGGTCAGCCGGACGGTTGAGCCTTCCGGAGAGCGACTTGCCGCGATGACAGATCGCAGGCTGCCGCGGCTGAAAGACGTGGAACTGCCGCTGATGGTCACACCCGACGGCACCGCGCACGTTGTCGACGGCTATCGGCAAACTCTGGATTCGCTGGCAGGAATGGACAAACAGAATCAGGAGCTTCTGCTGACCGCGTATCCGACCGAAGTGGTCCAGTCATGGTTTGCTCAGCCGTTCTGGCTGGCGCCTCCGGTTTCCGAACTGAAAGCCGGCGGCACGTGGGAACGGACGGATCTGCATTCGCTGGGACTGCTGGGCCGGATGCGAACGGCGGTGACTCTGAAAGTCCGGGACATCAATGACCGTGAAGCAAGCGTCACTCTTCAGGGGACATCACGGCTGGAAGAGCCTCCCGCCAACGACCAAAAGGGCACTCAAGTGGTGCAGTTTTCAGACGTCACAATGAACCTGGACGATTTCTCGGGAACGGCCGTTCTGCGTTTCTATGATCCGCCTCCCCCCACAGCGAACGATACAAACGACGCGGAGACCGAAGGGGAATCGCAGCGGGACGAAGCCGAACCGGATTCTGTCGACGTTGCCTCAACTCCTCGTCCGTGGTTTCAGGAATTGACGGTTGATCTTTCGTATTCCGGTTCGGCGACTGTGACGGTCAACGGACAATCGTCGCCGCTTCGGTTCACTCAACATGAAACCCGCACGTCGAAACTGACGTCGTATCAGATTCCCCGGCGACTTATGGACCTGCCGAACATCCCGCGGCGAGTTCGATAGCAGGGAACGCGGCGGACAGCATGCCCGCTATTGCGACTGGCTGCGCAGGTGCTGGCTGACGAGGTATTGAAACGCGGTGGACCGTTCAAATTCCTCCGTCGACTGAAACTGGTAGTGCCGCGTCAGTCCGTGATCGATGAAGGTATGCGTCGCCGGAGTCAGCCAGGCATCGGGAGCATGGTGGGCCAGGTCTTTCACGACGGTGGCGAAATTCGTGCGGCTGGAAGAAGACTTGCGGTCCGTGAGATACTCGTAGTTCATCTCACGGTGCTCAAAACAGACCATCCGCAGCGGGTCACTCAGCACCAGACAGCAGATCAGCATTTCAGGCGACTCCGATTCTCCGGAACCGGACGTCAGCTTGGTGCGACTTCTCATCGAAGCCAGCGGCGCCGCGTGGTAGTGAGGCGGATCATCGGCAGGCACGCTTCCCACACTGACAACGTCCAGCTTTGACCACGGCGAGGGCGCCTCTTCCCGGCCGTCCGCATCAATCACCGTCAATCCGGATGCGTCACACTTCAGATGATGAACCCGCCGGGAGTGCGACAGATCGGGGATTTCGGACTCGTCAATCGTCGTGGCCGTGACGCCCAGATCGCGAAACGCGGCGGCCAGACGGACGGCACTATCCTGTGACAACTCATGCCCGATCAGACCCGGTAACGATCTGGCAAGAACGGCCGCGTCCGCGTGAACCAGTCCCAGCTCCCGCTGCAGAAGAGCGGTCGACTGCTGCCGATCGTCGGGCACGGAGAACACCAGCACTCGAAATGATTCGTTCGTCGGCATGGTCGCCTCACGACACACCACAACAGTCTCAGTTACACAACGATCGCGGCGGATTCATCCCTGCGAGCAGAGAACGACAGCCAACCGCCGCCAAGACTTCCAACCCGCCGGCTGCCGCGGCAGAGAATTCAGGCGATTTCCACGTTGCCGCTACGTGGCGAACAGCTTCACAAAATCAAATGCGGAGATGATTCCCAGAAGCTGCCGTGACTCATTCAGAACCAACACCCGGTGAACATCGTGGCAGCGCATTTTCCTGGCAACGACGCGAGCATCCGTGTCGGAAGTGACGGAAATGACGTCCGGCGACATCACGTCCCGAATCTTCGCACTCGGAAGATCATCGATGTCATTCAGCATCCGCACCGTTTCCCACGACTGATTCTGAGGATCGAAGTAACTTCCCAGCGACTCCGGCTGCCCTTCAGTCGACTCAACGACTTCCTCTTCATACTGCAGGATGTCGGTTGCCGTAATCACCCCGACGACCGTGTCCTGTGCATCAGTCACGGGAAGTCCATGCACATGATGCTCCGTCATCAGCATCAGCGCTTCACGCAGACTGTCATTTTCACTCACAGACACAACATGCGTCTGCATCATTTCCCCGGCAGTGGGCACAGCAGTGACGGTCATCTTACAATCCCTGAAAGTCCGGAACCCGAAACCTGATGATGGGCGGACACGCACATTTCCCCGGCCTGCGCGCTGGCCGCCAACAGTCAAACACACGCCCGGACAATGCAAACGTCGTTCCCGAACGATCCGTGCTTTCGATGCAGGAACCACCGCGCAGCGCATCATCAGCGGGCTGTGCGAATCTGCACGAAGCGCGCGAATCTGCTCTGCCAGAGACCACGTATGCAGTCTCGCCGCGGCGGACGCTGATGGTTTTCGCAATTCGTACTTCCGCGAGCCTGAATGCCTCATTTTTTTCTGTTCGCGGTATCACAATCAGGTACTGCGTTTCGGCTGAAATGTCGCCGTCGGAAACCGCGAGCCTGCGTCGGACTGCCTGACCGCGGCAGGGCTCAATGGTATCATTCGACCCCGAAAGACCTGCGTGCCACGGAGTTCGGACAAGGGATTACAGACAATGCGAAGCGACGGACGCCACGTGCTGGCATCGCGATGGACTCGGCTTGCGAAGGATGCCGAACGCGCGTTTTTTGAAATCGAACAGGCCGACCGCTGGCAGGCAGCCGTCGTGAACGGCACGATCGCCGGAGCCGCGGTCGCTCTGATCGCGTGGCTGTTGA is part of the Planctomycetaceae bacterium genome and encodes:
- a CDS encoding bifunctional nuclease family protein, which encodes MSVRMELSRVIVSEINDQQAIYLKEVGGVRTFPILIGEFEAQIINRRLLDEPPFRPLTHDLLRLVIKALGGEPQAVVITEMKDHTYYAVLKVKQGDQLFEIDCRPSDAIALAVHCSPTLPIFVEESVLDEVT
- a CDS encoding CBS domain-containing protein, which translates into the protein MTVTAVPTAGEMMQTHVVSVSENDSLREALMLMTEHHVHGLPVTDAQDTVVGVITATDILQYEEEVVESTEGQPESLGSYFDPQNQSWETVRMLNDIDDLPSAKIRDVMSPDVISVTSDTDARVVARKMRCHDVHRVLVLNESRQLLGIISAFDFVKLFAT